The Deinococcus wulumuqiensis R12 genome has a window encoding:
- a CDS encoding class I SAM-dependent DNA methyltransferase, translated as MPKSSFTPEEFVARWSPSGGGERANYVSFLAELCDLIEVPRPDVTTAAGNGSYVFEREVREVFTDGKSTSRFIDLYRQGSFVMETKQGVEKEEKGGNKAKKPVKKKGHGVRGTAGYDTSMVKAKAQAEAYVRFLPAEEGRPPFVLVVDVGYMIEVYAEFTRTGGNYLPFPSALNNRIPLTDLLKPEVRERLRTIWLDPMSLDPSRQAAKATRDVAAKLAELGKSLEKTKGENGQPRFTPEQVSTFLMRMIFTMFAEDMNLFSDDPQKKQEPFKAALGSIKNKPAAFVPSMTELWSNMAKGGYSTFLQAQILHFNGGLFEDVEVLPVTAEQLEMLIDAAKMDWSEVEPSIFGTLVERALNKDERHRLGAHYTPRAYVERLVRRVVLEPLREDWQGVQVEVEDALRGVEEEDDAETHRKARENAVDKVRAFLAALREVKVLDPACGTGNFLYVSMELVKDLEAEVVAFLERLGGQAELIEVGPENFLGLEVNERAAKVASLVLWIGYLQLYAHSHARPVPPEPILKSFKNIRNTDAVLLYSSTRVNDKATRWDGKTRIKTPDGQDVPDPEARIPDMTYLSTAQAPWPFADFIVGNPPFIGAGPMRETLGDGYVKALRSTYKISKLHPGVPDSADFVMYWWFRAAQLMTLPKLRRFGFVTTNSIKQTFNRRVIEQSVDNKTMSLLYAVPDHPWVDEADGADVRIAMTVVGKGSAEGVLERVVSEKVGEYGEFEVETEAVTGRINADLTVGVDVTKAVALKAMEGLSNPGVKLHGKGFIVTPKRAAELGLGRIKGLEEHIREYRNGRDLNGNSRGAMVIDLFGLSEKEVQQSFPEIYQHVKLTVKPERDLNNRASYRNNWWIFGEPRSDFRPALTGLPRYIATVETSKHRTFQFLDKSILPDNMLVAIAHDDAYVLGVLSSRIHVVWALAQGSRLGVGNDPRYNKTRCFNTFPFPEATAEQKAAIRERAQALDDHRKARLALHDDLTLTELYNVLEKLRSGVALTDKERDVHERGLVDTLKGHHDELDALVADAYGWPAELDEQTILGHLSILNAERAAEERQDRVRYLRPEYQNPNATVQALLVEAEEAAAAEAKRPTFPRKLGEQSRVIRQALREAARPMNAEQVARIFRGARTDRVEEVLEVLVALGQAREGAEHGGYVA; from the coding sequence TTGCCCAAATCATCTTTTACCCCTGAAGAATTTGTAGCTCGCTGGTCGCCTTCGGGCGGTGGCGAGCGGGCCAACTACGTCAGCTTCCTGGCGGAGCTGTGTGACCTCATTGAAGTGCCACGTCCCGATGTCACGACCGCAGCAGGCAACGGCAGTTACGTCTTCGAGCGCGAGGTCAGGGAAGTGTTCACGGACGGCAAGAGCACGTCGCGCTTCATTGACCTCTACCGCCAGGGTTCGTTCGTCATGGAAACCAAGCAGGGCGTCGAGAAAGAGGAAAAGGGCGGGAATAAAGCCAAAAAGCCCGTCAAGAAAAAGGGTCATGGGGTACGCGGCACAGCGGGCTACGACACCAGCATGGTCAAGGCCAAAGCTCAAGCGGAAGCCTATGTGCGCTTCCTCCCCGCTGAAGAAGGTCGGCCACCCTTCGTCCTCGTGGTGGACGTGGGTTACATGATTGAGGTGTATGCCGAATTCACCCGTACCGGCGGTAATTACCTCCCCTTTCCCAGTGCGCTGAACAACCGCATTCCGCTGACCGACCTCCTCAAGCCCGAAGTCCGCGAGCGCCTCCGTACCATCTGGCTGGACCCGATGAGCCTCGACCCGTCCAGGCAGGCCGCCAAAGCCACGCGGGACGTGGCCGCCAAGCTCGCCGAACTCGGCAAGAGCCTGGAGAAGACCAAGGGGGAAAACGGGCAGCCCCGCTTTACGCCTGAGCAGGTCAGCACCTTCCTGATGCGGATGATTTTCACGATGTTCGCCGAGGACATGAACCTCTTCAGCGACGACCCGCAAAAGAAGCAGGAGCCGTTCAAGGCGGCTTTGGGGAGCATCAAGAACAAGCCCGCCGCCTTCGTGCCAAGCATGACCGAACTGTGGAGCAACATGGCGAAAGGCGGGTACAGCACCTTCCTTCAGGCTCAGATTCTGCATTTCAACGGCGGGCTGTTCGAGGACGTGGAAGTGCTGCCGGTCACGGCGGAGCAGTTGGAGATGCTGATTGACGCCGCAAAGATGGACTGGAGTGAAGTGGAACCCAGCATCTTCGGCACGTTGGTCGAGCGGGCACTGAACAAAGATGAGCGTCACCGCCTGGGGGCGCACTACACGCCCCGCGCCTACGTCGAGCGGCTGGTGCGCCGGGTGGTGCTGGAGCCGCTGCGTGAGGACTGGCAGGGCGTCCAAGTCGAAGTCGAAGACGCCCTGCGCGGCGTGGAGGAAGAGGACGACGCCGAAACCCACCGCAAGGCCCGCGAGAATGCTGTGGACAAGGTGCGGGCGTTTCTCGCAGCGCTCCGTGAGGTCAAAGTGCTTGACCCAGCCTGCGGAACGGGGAACTTCCTCTACGTCAGCATGGAACTGGTCAAAGACCTGGAAGCCGAGGTTGTGGCCTTTCTGGAACGTCTAGGCGGACAGGCCGAGCTGATTGAAGTGGGGCCAGAGAACTTCCTCGGCCTGGAAGTCAACGAACGGGCTGCCAAGGTTGCCAGCCTGGTGCTCTGGATTGGCTACCTGCAACTCTACGCCCATAGCCATGCCCGGCCCGTGCCGCCCGAGCCGATTCTCAAGTCATTCAAGAACATTCGGAACACGGACGCGGTGCTGCTGTACAGCAGTACACGGGTCAATGACAAGGCGACCCGATGGGACGGCAAGACGCGCATCAAGACTCCAGACGGGCAGGACGTGCCTGACCCGGAGGCCCGCATCCCTGACATGACCTACCTCTCTACGGCGCAGGCCCCCTGGCCGTTTGCAGACTTCATCGTGGGGAACCCGCCTTTTATCGGCGCAGGGCCGATGCGCGAAACCCTGGGAGACGGGTACGTGAAGGCGCTGCGCTCGACCTACAAAATCAGCAAACTGCACCCTGGCGTGCCGGACAGTGCCGACTTCGTCATGTACTGGTGGTTCCGGGCCGCCCAACTCATGACGTTGCCCAAGCTGCGGCGTTTCGGGTTCGTGACGACCAACAGCATCAAGCAGACCTTCAACCGCCGTGTCATCGAGCAGAGCGTGGACAACAAGACCATGAGCCTGCTGTACGCCGTGCCTGACCATCCCTGGGTGGACGAGGCTGACGGGGCCGACGTGCGGATTGCCATGACCGTGGTCGGCAAGGGGTCAGCCGAAGGGGTGCTGGAGCGGGTGGTCAGTGAGAAGGTGGGTGAGTACGGGGAATTTGAAGTGGAGACCGAAGCTGTGACAGGCCGCATCAACGCTGACCTGACGGTGGGCGTGGATGTGACGAAGGCGGTGGCATTGAAGGCGATGGAAGGGCTGAGCAATCCGGGCGTCAAGTTGCACGGCAAAGGCTTCATCGTCACTCCAAAACGCGCCGCAGAGCTGGGTCTGGGCCGCATCAAGGGCTTGGAGGAACATATCCGCGAGTACCGCAATGGGCGTGACCTGAACGGCAACTCACGCGGGGCAATGGTGATTGACCTGTTCGGCCTGAGCGAAAAAGAGGTGCAGCAGAGCTTCCCCGAGATCTATCAGCACGTCAAGCTGACGGTGAAACCGGAGCGTGACCTGAACAACCGGGCGAGCTACCGCAACAACTGGTGGATTTTCGGGGAGCCGCGGAGCGACTTTCGACCTGCCCTGACTGGCCTACCCCGCTATATCGCCACGGTGGAAACCAGCAAGCACCGCACCTTTCAGTTTCTGGATAAGTCCATCCTGCCGGACAACATGCTGGTGGCCATTGCCCATGACGACGCCTACGTCCTAGGTGTATTGAGCAGCCGTATTCATGTGGTGTGGGCGTTGGCTCAGGGAAGTCGTTTGGGCGTTGGGAATGACCCGCGTTACAACAAGACCCGTTGTTTCAATACGTTTCCCTTCCCTGAAGCTACCGCTGAGCAGAAAGCTGCCATTCGCGAAAGGGCGCAGGCCCTCGACGACCACCGCAAGGCCCGGCTTGCGCTGCACGACGACCTGACGCTGACCGAGCTGTACAACGTGCTGGAGAAGCTGCGCTCGGGCGTGGCGCTGACCGATAAGGAGCGCGACGTCCACGAGCGTGGGCTGGTCGACACCTTGAAAGGCCACCATGACGAGCTGGATGCCCTAGTGGCTGACGCTTATGGCTGGCCTGCCGAGCTGGACGAGCAGACCATTCTGGGGCACCTGAGCATCCTGAACGCGGAGCGGGCGGCCGAGGAGCGTCAGGACCGGGTGCGCTACCTGCGGCCCGAGTACCAGAACCCGAACGCGACGGTGCAGGCGTTGCTGGTGGAAGCCGAAGAAGCCGCTGCTGCCGAAGCCAAGCGGCCAACCTTCCCCCGCAAGCTGGGCGAGCAGTCACGAGTGATTCGGCAAGCCCTCAGAGAAGCGGCCCGCCCTATGAACGCCGAGCAGGTGGCCCGCATCTTCCGGGG